A portion of the Bacteroides faecium genome contains these proteins:
- a CDS encoding N-acetylmuramoyl-L-alanine amidase, with amino-acid sequence MRKISLIVIHCSATRADRDFTARDVDTAHRFRGFSCWGYHYYVRKSGQIEPMRDEDTVGAHARGYNAVSLGVCYEGGLDENGKAADTRTPRQKEALRRLVGELLQRYPEAKVVGHRDLSPDTNYNGIVDPWERIKECPCFEVKAETW; translated from the coding sequence ATGCGGAAGATTAGCCTGATTGTGATTCATTGTTCTGCCACCCGTGCCGACCGTGATTTTACGGCGCGGGATGTGGACACGGCTCACCGCTTCCGGGGATTCTCGTGCTGGGGGTATCATTACTACGTGCGCAAGTCGGGACAGATAGAACCGATGCGTGACGAAGATACGGTGGGCGCTCATGCACGTGGTTACAATGCGGTCAGTTTAGGGGTGTGCTATGAAGGCGGACTGGATGAGAACGGGAAGGCTGCGGATACGCGCACTCCCCGGCAGAAGGAAGCCTTGCGTCGCCTGGTGGGTGAACTGTTGCAGCGTTATCCGGAAGCAAAGGTGGTGGGGCACCGTGATTTGAGTCCTGACACCAATTATAATGGAATTGTTGACCCTTGGGAGCGGATAAAAGAATGTCCCTGCTTCGAGGTGAAAGCAGAGACATGGTGA